Sequence from the Candidatus Obscuribacterales bacterium genome:
GTATTGCGTTGGTGGCTGAGGACTGCCCGCAGCGGCGAGGAAATATCACCGGGAGACAAGCCGCCGGTCGCCACTTGGTAGAGCAAGGGTTGGAACAGGTGGAAGTTACGTTTGTCGATCAACGTGACCTCAACAGATGCATGGTTGAGTTCCTGAGCAGCATACAGGCCGCCAAATCCACCGCCGATGATGACAACTTTATGGGGCGATCGCTGAGGTTGTGACATGGAAGAAAAGGGGTAGGAGATTAGGAATACAGGCAGGTAGACAACAGGCAATGGGGAGATGACTGCAGGCAGAGCTAAGGCCTACAGACCTTAATCTTGTCCCATTCTGCCCAAGGCTGTCGTATTCGTAAACACGAGGGGCGATCGCGTCCTAGGCAGGGATCAGATTAGCAAACAATTTTAGTCTGTTTCAATATAAGTCAGAAAAAGAGAGGGTCGCGATCGCCCTATCTTCTACGAATCTTCAAAGATGATGCTGGAATTTCTTCAAAACTTAATGGGATCATGACCGGAACCCCCTACCTGAATTTTGGTAGAAACTACTATAATAAAATCACAGACATGGTCGAACACTACGATGGTCTCTCTCATTCCCCAACCCCAGGATTATGGACTGCTGACCGATCTCTACCAGCTCACCATGGCAGCCTGCTATGTGGGCGAGGATCTGGATCAGCGCCCCGCTAGTTTTGAACTCTTTGTGCGCCGCTTGCCTGACGGCTTCAGCTACCTGGTCGCCATGGGGCTAGAGCAAGCCCTCGACTACCTCACCCAGTTTTCCTTTGGCCCCGATCAGATTGCAGCGCTGCAGGCCAGTGGAATCTTTGCCCATGTCCCCGATCGCTTCTGGCAGGTGCTAGAGTCAGCCCGGTTTAGTGGCTCGGTGTGGGCTGTCCCCGAAGGCACCGTGGTGTTTGCCAATGAACCGCTGTTGCGCATTGAAGCGCCTCTCTGGCAAGCCCAGGTGGTGGAAACCTATCTCTTAAACACCCTCAATTATCAAACCCTGGTGGCCACACGCAGCGCTCGCTTGCGGGATGTGGCGGGCCCCGATGCTACCCTGCTGGAGTTTGGTACCCGGCGGGCGTTCAGTCCCCAAGCGTCGCTCTGGGCGGCCAGGGCGGCGATCGCTGGCGGTCTCAATGCTACCTCCAATGTCCTCGCCGCCCTACAGCTCGGACAAAAACCTGCAGGCACCATGGCCCATGCCTTGGTGATGGCGTTAACCGCGATCGCCCAGGATGAAGACGTGGCCTTTGACACCATGCTGCGCTATTTTCCCAACACAGCTCTGTTGATTGATACCTACGATGCGATCGCTGCGGCCCAACGGTTGAGCGATCGCGTCTCAGCCGGCACCCTGCAGGTGCAAGGGGTGCGTCTCGACTCCGGCGATCTAGTTTCCCAGTCTCAGCAGGTGCGATCGCTACTGCCCCATGCCACCATCGTGGCCAGCGGCGACTTGGATGAATACGAAATTGCCCGCCTGCTTGCCGAGGGTGCCCAGATCGATGCCTATGGATTGGGCACCAAACTGGTGACCGGCACACCGGTCAATGGCGTCTACAAACTGGTGGACATCGACGGCATTCCCACCATGAAAAACTCGACGAGCAAGGCCACCTATCCCGGTCGCAAGCAAGTTTTCCGCAC
This genomic interval carries:
- a CDS encoding FAD-dependent oxidoreductase, which translates into the protein MSQPQRSPHKVVIIGGGFGGLYAAQELNHASVEVTLIDKRNFHLFQPLLYQVATGGLSPGDISSPLRAVLSHQRNT
- a CDS encoding nicotinate phosphoribosyltransferase; translated protein: MVSLIPQPQDYGLLTDLYQLTMAACYVGEDLDQRPASFELFVRRLPDGFSYLVAMGLEQALDYLTQFSFGPDQIAALQASGIFAHVPDRFWQVLESARFSGSVWAVPEGTVVFANEPLLRIEAPLWQAQVVETYLLNTLNYQTLVATRSARLRDVAGPDATLLEFGTRRAFSPQASLWAARAAIAGGLNATSNVLAALQLGQKPAGTMAHALVMALTAIAQDEDVAFDTMLRYFPNTALLIDTYDAIAAAQRLSDRVSAGTLQVQGVRLDSGDLVSQSQQVRSLLPHATIVASGDLDEYEIARLLAEGAQIDAYGLGTKLVTGTPVNGVYKLVDIDGIPTMKNSTSKATYPGRKQVFRTYEQDCWVHDRLALMDEEAQPGEVPLLQLVMDKGDRRLDAEPLDAIAARTAAAVQALPPNLRDLDHPIVTSPILSTALKTLTQDTQDRARQVYTDQNSSVAD